From the genome of Papaver somniferum cultivar HN1 unplaced genomic scaffold, ASM357369v1 unplaced-scaffold_10, whole genome shotgun sequence:
taattttctggcgaaaaatcatatcatgaatggtttggaagatgcgatgtatgatttttacaatgctaaagaaaatttcagtgcttatgatttgtggactgcgttagaagcaaagtatcaagcggagactgcagggagcaagaaatttctggtggcgaagtttatggacttcaagatgacgaatgataagcctgttgttgatcaattcctcgaatttcaacagatcattaatgagattcttgctgaaggtatggtcattgatgagacgtttcaagtatctgcggtaattgagaagttaccatcttcttggtctgagtacaagaaaaagctaagacatgaaactggcgagatcaacatggttgaattaggaaagaaaattcaagtggaagagatgttgtgcACCAAGGACAAGaatgtgtcttctgcaagggacatgagtaacaaagctcatatgactgaacacagatcttccaaagctggaaaaggtgagagtaacaatcgtaactctaagcgtggtcctcccaagaaaggtatgtttcgaaaaccagagtctagcattactaaaattaagggtgcttgttatgcgtgtggagttactggccatatggcagttcactgtagacatcgtaaggataagaaggataatgctaacttggttgaaaagaacaaggacgagttttctgctgtagtgtctgaagttaatttggtgaccaatgtgatggactggtgggtagactctggagctaccaagcatgtttgtgggaacagagacctgttcacctcctaccagagggtaggggaaggagagaaactctatatgggtaactcatctgcatcagaggttgcaggaaaaggaaaggtcggtctgaagctcacatctggcaagactctcacattgaatgaagttcttcatattcaggacatctgcaaaaatattgtttcttgttatgttttagatgataagggttttaaagtttcaattgattctggaaaacttatagtaactaagggcaatgattatgtgggtaaggtttataagactgggggtctttataaacttaatgtaacctgtcctgaagtgattgaatgattcttctgcttacatgtgtgtgtcatcgaatgtttggcatggtagacttggtcatgtaaattacaaatcaatgcataaactggctagcgtaggctgcatacccaaattcactttagataaaatcataagtgtgagatttgtgtagaatctaagcatgctaagaaatcattcagaagaatgtccagagaaacactaaacccttagagttTCATTCAGACGTTgaatgaagtcagttcaaactagaggtggtaaaaatggtttgtcacttttatagatgattgtacgaggtactgtcaggtttatttgcttagagggaaggacgaccttagaagcctttaagatatataaacgtgaagttgaaaaccaattgaatgctaccattaaaacttttaggtctgaccgtggtggtgatatctaattcctattggaatttctgtgaagaacatggataatacatgaaactacagccccttattcacctcaatccaatggtgtagctgaacgtaagaaccgtacccttaaggatatgatgaatgccatgttgattagttcaggattaccttcgaattgtgggggaggctatcctctcagccaattacatcctgaacagagtaccctttaaaggatcagataaaactccatatgagttatggaaaggtaacaaccatcttatgattacttcaaagtgtgggggtgcttggcaaaggtggccatccctcctcctaagacaaataaggacccaaaaccgttgattgtgtttttatagggtatcctgagcattctagtgctcataggtttatggttgtgagttctgaaatttctgacatagggttgaatactatcatggagtctagggatgctgagttctttgagaattttcctatgaaacgtgattctcgaaagagatgtttagatgatcccctagaatttctcaccagtcagtcattacctttagaggaagatgaaccagaaatagaacctagaagaggtaaaagggttaaaacaagaaaacctatcctggttgcattacatacctagccgagtctgatcctcagacttataaagaagccatgacttgtcctgaagctccgtggtggaaagaagcttcaattagtgaaatggattccattcgagaaaacgtacttttgaacttgtagatttacctccagggtctaaggccataggttgtaaatggattttcaagagaaaacgtaatataaatggaactattgaaaaatacaaggctaggttggtagcgaaaggctataaacagatagaaggtatagattctttgatacatattcaccagtaagtagaattagctccattaggaggatgttaattgctatagcttctgtccataacctacagatacatcaaatggatgtaaagaagcgtttttgaatggtgaattagatgaagaaatttatatggaacaacccgaaggctttgtagttaaaggttgtgaaagaagtttgtaaactgaagaaatctttgtatggattgaaacaagcacctaaacagtggcatgagaaatttgatcatgtgatgatttctagtggttttagaattaatgaatctgataagtgtgtttatactaaacttgtcaaggatgcctgtgtgattgtatgcttgtatgttgatgatatgcttatactaggtacaaacatggatgttattaataccactaagaaaatgttgaatgagaactttgacatgaaagacttaggccccgctgatgtcatattagggatgaagattagaaaaacttctaatggctatagtctgagtcagtctcattatgttgaatccatacttaagaaatataatcagtttgactgtaaacctgtttgcactccatatgattcttcttgcaaactcatgaagaataagggtgtaggtgttaaccaacttgaatactcgagagtcataggaagtctgatgtatttgatgaattgtacgagaccagacattgcttatgctgtgagtaggttaagcaggtatacttgtaatccagggcagaaacattgggatgcacttattagagtgctaaagtacttgaagtacacaatgaccttttgtttgaattacgaagggtatcatgccgtccttgagggattttgcgatgcaaactagattgcagactcagaggagtctaagtctacgagtggatatgtattcactctagcaggtgcgtctgtatcttggaagagttccaaacatacatgtatagctcgctcaactatggagtcggagtttattgcgttagataaagcaggagaggaggccgaatggctaagaaactttttagaagatattcctctctggcataggcctgtgccagctatatctatacgtTGTGATAGAAAATAtacaataggtagagctaagaatgacttctacaatggaaagcctatacatatgcgtagaagacatgattctttgaaattactaatctcaacaggcgttatttccatagattggacaaggtccaaggagaatatcgcggaccctttgacgaaaggtttgtccaaggagatagttagtaaagcatcgaaggagatggggcttaggctcaaataattaaacttgccatgaaggatactcaaccttgttgactggagatcccaagatcaaggtttcgaatgagacaactaatttgtggtgggtaaaggtaaacactatcagagaatttcattctctgtcccttccttaTGGTGTTGAtctgatagtgtgactgcatgtggaggatgacttttaattaagtcttaatgagttctatattttcaatttatgattgaagtggggtgtagcagtaaacactcttgatggaactcacctatatgaatgaggaagtgggtcgcttcctatgagaatggagccgattctctagagcattctgagaaacaggatatgtccagggccaaaatggacaaaacgacacgaacttaacaacacttggaggatatcatgcgtggatgttattagaattacaccaaacgctagcagttcaagacatcacgttcactgtctagctagtagttccggtaacttctcactaagcaaggttcaagacctcatggacacctttgcctaaatggtattttccgtcctctgatttttcgttatttaccgagatttcattcatgtaggGTATTGTtcgagaaaatgagttatttaataaatggatttttggtcttggtgtggtttgatttcatgacctaagggtctaaggatactcactcatttttgagtgaatgaaatggaacctttagtcccacattgtggaaaactaaagaggtgctccactatataaccatgtgctcatggatatgttgtaaaacaatggggtttagcattacttcagagtatacccgcgaactaatgtgttaaggacaacttgttaaACCTGTAATtatgccctcatcaatttgttcgtggtagagttgtttgatacggttctttatatttattgttttatatatctgacgtttcttctattgttgcaagacaccAATAAATCTTTATCCCACAAATTAACATACCACCTGAACTGCCAAGAAATTGTTGGTAAGTCCAACCATAATTTAAATGCCAACAGATTTGTTGTATATCAAAAGTAGTATACTGTATCATCTTTGTCTCTTGAAGTATAATGATTGGAGAtttaattaggtgaatcatcactTTACCAAACTTCTTTTGTTGTTAGACCATAAACCTCTAACATTCCATGATAATAAAAACACGGTCAATGAAGTTTCCAATCGAGTGATGTAACATCTGATCTGCTAATGTTAAGATATGATAATTGTTAGGTGGAAAACCACTTATACTAATGGGAAAGCTAATTTTCAGGTGGATAAAACAAAATTTTCCCCTTACTAACAATCAATAATCCTAATATTTGTGGGTCTTTTCTGTTTTATTTAAACCGTGTTTATGGTGTGAAAGTCATTAACATAAATAAATTAATTTTCTGGGCATTAAAACTTGAGAAGTTGTTACTGGTTACAGATGCTATCCCTACAAGAAAAGCGATGTTTTTGCAAATATATGTTGAAATGAAGCGACTGTCGTGGTATACACTTGTTCTAATAGTTTCTATATACGTGATTGGAAATGGCTTGACAAGATGTATTTGTAGGATATGCGGCGTCGGATATCCTTCCTATCTTTCTAATTGGCAGTTTATCTAGTTTTTGTTGGATTTGGGATTTACTGGATGCATAGGGAACTGCCTGACATAATTTATGCGAGTTCCTTCAGGCTACACATTACATTTACAACAAGAAGAACACCCTTTCACCAGTTGCTGGTTGGTTCTCATATGTTTTCCAATTCTATCTCCGGTTACATCTATGCAGATATTGGTAGAGTAATTCATTTGAATTAGTATGCGtagaaaaattaaaataaaaaacatatacggaaaaccaaaatcagaaattATTGTTGATAGAGGGAAAGTTTTTTTAGTTCCACCTCGATATCGGGTTTCCCTCTAGTAAAAGTGGTTTTCCCCTGACAATTATCTTGATAAACCGACCTTTCTACGAAGTGGACAGGAACGAATTAAGCATATTACTAGCTAGTAGTTTTTGTCTTTTATTTGCGAAAAAAATCCAAGACAATCTAACAAAAACATGTACAAAATACTTACTTGAACATGTCTAATATGTATTCTTTCTGGAATAATTCTATTTAGCCCACTAGTGAAACCCACTGTTTATGTGGTAATAATTTTAGTTGATTTTGTAATTTTGCTAATATTAGGTTTTTCCATTATCTTCCGTTTTTGGTTGGCGGTACTGTATTTCATTTTCACGATCTGCTTGAGATTTTGGGGAAAAGAATTTTTTACTTCTCTGGTAATGTTTTCTCACGAAGAGAAGAAGTACCGATAACTTATATTCAAACTCTTATTATTCAAATCTACATAGCCCATCAAAACATTGATATTTAAGAGGCCACAAAAGAATcgacacaactacaaagaagaaAGTTATACTACACAACGGAGCAGGAAGCAGGATGCACAAGAGCTACAATGCTTTAGCGGTTGAAGCTGGTGGGTACGAAAACCTCCCATATGATGAAAAATCTTAGAAACATGCTTgctataatttattttatttttagaaatttgcTAAGAAGATGTCACTTCTAAATCACTTTTTCAAACATGCAAAATAAGATACAAATTTCTTTTGCAGGGTGGACATAGacaaaaaagtcatataaagaatgtGTTTTGGGATAATCAAAGATGCAGAGAAGCTTACAAAGAATTTGGTGAAGTTGTCGCCTTTGACAGAACATACTTGACGAACATGTATGACATGCTTTTTAATCCGTTTTTAGGGGTTAATCATCACGGGAAATCGATTTTATTTGATTGTGGATTAATTTCAAATGAGTTAATCTAAACTTTTGCTTGGTTAttcagagcatagctcgattgcaTGAATGGAGTCGCTCCACGTGGTACAAGATAGCGCGATGAAAAGTTCAGATAGTTTTCAAGGATACCAAACATCGTTGGTGATTGTGGCAAATCATGAAGAAAATACCAGAAAAGTTTGGTATGAAAATTATTTAAGGATGAAATGCAGGATGAAAACGGTTGTTCAAATTGAAAAAGGAGATTAaggtttattatttattttgatggatctgATTGTTGAAATTTTGCATGATaaattgactttttttttttttgaactcccTTTTGAgcatgaaattcacaaaacattgaGGAGTACACAAATTGAAAAAGGAGATTATGAATTATTATTTGTGAACCTGAAGGGGAGCAAGTCTTCGTTTTTGATTCCTTTTGTATGTTCAACCCTCTCATCCTCAAACGCTCTTCTATATTATAGTGAGTtcgtgtttctttttttttaaagtattttTCATACAAAGTGAGTTCATAGCTTTACAGAGTGAGAGTTAATCAGAAAGGGGATAAAAATCCGAAGAAGAAAACTAGATTGTCATTACCACATAAGCAATGGGTTTGACTAGTGGGCTAAACAAAATTATTGTTCTTTCCGTGACAATGCATTAGTAAGTCATATAATCTTGCAATTTAGGTATGTCTTTGCAGTGTGCAAAACCAATGGCCCAGGTCCACACCCTAGACCTAATATGGTTTTGCCATCTTTTATGTTTTCCCTCTCATAATATTAGTCTATATTTTATACTTGCCTCATGTATCGGAGATTCTTTCCGCAAAGGACTTAAAAAAAAGGTGATTCCGTGCATCTCCCATGAGTCCTCAAATATTCCGAAACAGGAAAACAAGACTGAAATGGTAAAATATAACTGGAGAATACCATATATGTCCCTGAAATGGTGACACGCAACTACACGAAGAATGCGAGAACAACAATTGTGTGGAGGGCAGTAACAATGCATTCGAAATATTGGCCTGTCATCCGGACTCATGTTCACCGGTCAACACTATGTAATCAACGGCAAATGTATGTTTTCGAGTGCCCAGTAGAATTGGAGTACGTTTTTGAGTGTCCAGTAGAAGTGCAACCCCGTACATGACTGGTCAACAGTATGCAGTCAGCTGGTCAACGTTACGTTGAGTCAGTCAACACgactcagtgagtctcgtatgACCAAAATCGTTGCGAAAAATCTACATAGATGGCCAAAAAGGTATAAAACCGTTGCCAAAAGTCAAAAGTGTCTTCTTTGGAATTTTTAAGCCGAAACAGTGCATGCCCAGATAGCATCATTTTTCCCGACCAATAACTCCACCTATCGTAGTCGTTACATCGGTTTACAAACCCAAACTGGTGGCACAAAGAAAAAAAGCAACAAAAAGAAATAACTATCTTGAaggattcacttttttttttaattactgGAAGAGAAGATTTTTTATTGTTAAGAATAATGAATATACAAATATTACAAAACAAGTTGTAATTAAACTCATAGTATGACAAAGCTAATTACACTGTAGTTGTAAATGAATTTGGAATCTCATGAAGCGTTGCCATCTTCATGCCACGAAGCGCTACGTACAGTCAAAAACGAGTAATAAAGAACAAAGTAATAATTAAAGATGTTGAGCATGACTAATGAATTTTAGGGGACAATCTTTTTCTAATGTAAAACGATCTTATTATATGAGGCTGGTATAACTTGCTCCTCGATATTACAACTTGTACTTGGTTATAACTTATTTAAAGGGAAGTTCTTAAATGCACACTAGTCATCGTATATGGTATGGGCCATTTTCTGCGCAAAATCTAAACAACAATGAATTTtaatctaatattttgatgatacgtCCCTTGTATAAGACGTTACATTCCTATCATACAGGAGCATGATTCAAGAtacaaacctcaccatctacctATTTTAATTTCAATCTTTATTTTTTAACGATTGATATTTAAATGGGTAGATGATGGTGTTATGTATCTCTAATAGTGTTCATATTTGGTAGAAATTAAAGTTATATGTATTTAAATTTATTGTCGTTTGGATTTTATAGAAAAAAATGATGCAAATCATGTATGATAGCATGCATCTAAAAGTGTTCACAAATGCCCTTCATCTATTTTTGTACTTCAAAAAAGAATAAATAGTGTATATTAACCGTTATTTATATTTCCTAAAACAAAGCTCCCAGAGAGGATTTATTAGTAAAAAGAAGGGAAAGCAAGGAGGGCTATACTTAAACTCAAAAATAAATACTAgaaatcaaacaacaaaaacatATTTTGATGAACGTTTTAATCGATCGTTATTGTTGGAACCTATATAGTTAACCGATAACTTGGGACTGCCATCAAATGGTTAGCCCTAGTAACAGTTAAACCCATCTTTTCATTCATTTCCAACTTATAGGGTGACATTCCATTAGGGAGTTCCCAATTAAAGCAATGCACCAATTGTGCCAGCATCAAGCGGACCATGGTTAGACCCAACTGCATTCCAGGGCAACCTCTACGACCTGATCCAAATGGCAAAATCTTGAAGTCTTGACCTTTTATATCTGTATCCATCTCAATGAACCTATCTGGGTAAAACTCCTCAGCATTTTCCGACCACACTTTTTTATCCCTTCCGATTGCCCAAACGTTCACAAAAACCCGAGTCTGTTTTGGTATGTCGTAACCATTAATGTTGATATCATCCAAGGATTCACGAGGAATCAAGAGCGGTCCTGGAGGATGAAGTCTCATACTCTCTTTTAGCACCATCTCTAAGTATTCCAACTTCATTAGGTCAGTCTCCTCGACTTGTCTATCCAACCCGACCACTGCTTCTAATTCCtgttgaacttgtttcatgatacGTGGGTTTTTTATGAGTTCTGAGATAGCCCACTCTACCGTCGTTGCTGATGTATCCATCATTGCTGCAATCATGTCTAACAAGATTGCTTTGACATTCTCTCGATCTAATTTCAGTTCATTATTCATGGTATTCTCTTGTGCATTCATTAAGGATAACAAAATGTCGACGAAATCCCTTTGATAATGATCTTGTTGTGCTATTCCATGGTCTTTTATATGTTGGTCGATAATAATTTCTAGGAATTCATCTACCAGTTTGCCGGTTGATTTCATATCCCTGACCAACCCCTAAACAtaagttcataaaaaaaaatatattgagaaAACATGAGGAAAGTAACATTTAACCTAAGTTAATCATGGAACTGACTTTCATATTTGAAGTCAGTAAAGGACATATACAACACATACCTGAAGGTCAAGTGATCCAACGTATGGAAGGTAATCAGCAATGTTGAAAGCTCCTATTAACCGAAAAGCATCCTGGATGAGATACTTGGAGTTAAACTGGTCGTCCTTTAGTGATCCAAATATAGTTTTATGTGTTATTTCTTCCGCAAATGATCCCACTATAAAGCTCAAATCCACAACCACTTGACTAGCAGCTGCAACTTTAATGGATTCAACACCATTTCTCACTTCACTTTCTCGTGTAGACCTGAACGATTCAATCTTCGAATTGGTAAGTAAATGTACAGTACATAGTTTTCGAATATATCGCCATGA
Proteins encoded in this window:
- the LOC113326965 gene encoding cytochrome P450 CYP736A12-like, with amino-acid sequence MITMFVSLLLIALLFFLSYLLLKSSLFKGSGSSYQLPPGPYGLPILGNLHRLGDLPHQDLQKLSLKYGPIMYMKLGLVPVIVISSPESAELIFKTHDIVFASRPILQSGRYFGYEQKGVVFKQYGSSWRYIRKLCTVHLLTNSKIESFRSTRESEVRNGVESIKVAAASQVVVDLSFIVGSFAEEITHKTIFGSLKDDQFNSKYLIQDAFRLIGAFNIADYLPYVGSLDLQGLVRDMKSTGKLVDEFLEIIIDQHIKDHGIAQQDHYQRDFVDILLSLMNAQENTMNNELKLDRENVKAILLDMIAAMMDTSATTVEWAISELIKNPRIMKQVQQELEAVVGLDRQVEETDLMKLEYLEMVLKESMRLHPPGPLLIPRESLDDININGYDIPKQTRVFVNVWAIGRDKKVWSENAEEFYPDRFIEMDTDIKGQDFKILPFGSGRRGCPGMQLGLTMVRLMLAQLVHCFNWELPNGMSPYKLEMNEKMGLTVTRANHLMAVPSYRLTI